The segment AATACTAAAACAACGGCAAGTGCACTAATGACATCGTCATGAACAACTTCACGCAGTATTATATCGCATTGCAATACGTTCAAGGGTTAATAAAGGCTATCACACTGGCAGTCCTTTTTATTATACAGGGCGAAGCTAGCTGCAAACTGTAATCTTTTAAAACATGCAGAAACAAAGGGTTTTGATAACAGGTCCAAACAAGTCGTACATACAGTCCATAAGCTAGCTCAAAATGCTACAGGACGGTATCAAAGGTTTCATGGTGAACTACAAACCATGCCTTATCATAACTGAGAATTATCTATAGAATAGAAATATGCTCAATACAAATATTGTAAGGACTCTGCAGCAGGTTAAGCCTTATGACATCATTACAACACATGACGTAATTTAAAACACACGCCGTGATTAAACAGGGGCAGAATGTGAAGTTCTGTAGGAGCTCTATATGAAATAAGATAATATCATCATCCATCATGGAGAGGAACACAGGGCTGCCACGCGATGGCGCCAGAGCCCACCCTCTGGTTTTATATGGTCCATGGTTCTCAGGTAAGATTTCCAGGCAGCACAAGAGAATGCCAGCATGTATAATACACCAAGGCACACTTCCATTGTCTGCTGCTTGAATACAGTCAATGGGAAGGAGTGTGGGAACCTCGGAAAGAAGGTGAACTCACAGATCTGGTTACAAAAAAGCAGTAATGACCGGTCAGCTTTAGAGACATCACAGATAGGACTGCTAGCATATAAATACCATCGCACACCGGGCGGTATGCCCTGGTTAAAGTCTGcggttttcccatgcttttatactatgcatttactgtagttcgCCATCTTTTTAAATATGTTCTTCCATACCTCTCCAGGCTTTACAATAactgtctatgctttaccatgcttttactatattAAACTTTGATAAGGGTGCCATTGATTGCATATTTATAATAccgcatctctctctctctctctctctctctctctctctctctctctctctctctctctctctctatatatatatatatactgaccaGAATAGACAtcagcttttaatttttttaaaaaatatattttaaaaattattttccttactcttttgatctttttttcagatttgtccAAAGAGGAAAGTGTCTCCTACCTTCAGTCCTAAGTGTGTCTCACTTCATTTCCAGACGTGTACCCTTATTCCAGTTTTTTTACACCCCGTCCCCGTCCCGGTCCCcgtcctcgtcctcgtcctcgtccCCCGTCCCGAGTGGCTTAATGCTGCAATGGAGCGCTCACACATCAAAGGCACACGGCTGGCTTTGGTCTGTAGAGCAATGtctgctaatgagcttttaatcACCACAGGCACCCTGCAAGCTCACCCTGGCTTAATTAATCCGCCCTACAACACTGATGAATGGTGATTTGACTAAAACGAATGAATTGTTCCAGAAATAATGCAGCCAGTGTTGCCATGCATTCCCTTGACAGACACCTGTCCAAATATTTACTGTGACAGTGTAATTAATTTACCTCCAGGGATACTAATGCAGCACAAGAAGCAGTTTGTCAATCCATTACAAACCACGGGCCCAATTCACATGCTTCAGGGACGGAAacgagactcccattgcatagcaggtagatccattccaggtttatgGTTAGCCAAggcgtacaggtaacaagctcaggtgaatACAGTtcaacctggaatggctcaaacggatatctcattatatatatatataatgagcgaGCTACTTCAAAGTTTCTGCCAATTAAATATCCACTGGGGATCACTCACCTTTATTTGTGATTGATAGGACCCCTTGGGGATACCTGTTTGCACGCTAACAATGCGACCCAGTGCCATAACCGCTGCAAGCAGGTTGCTGAACTTCGGAGTTTGAGACGTTTCAAAGTTTATAAGCTACGACATGCAAGTGTGAGTCAGAGTGGGACGAATATATGACCTTTCCATGGCATGGCTAACTCCGTTTGTTTGAGCTAACTAACGTTGATTCAAGTCATGTCCCTTTTCAAAGAAGCACCAAGCAGATGGTCTGCCGGCAGTGGATTTGCCCCGGCAGGACAAAGGAAAGTCGGAGCCCGTCGCTAAGGGAGTGCTGGGAAAGGCACACGTCCTTTGTTGCGGGGATTGAAAAGCATGAATGGCTACAGAGTGTGGGAAACAGAGCGCAGCTCAGACTCACGGCTCACTGTTAATAAATAAGAGGCTCTACCCCACAGCAGGCAGGTGTTTGCACCGCCGCTGCGAAAGCGCTGGGCATGCTGCTGCACGTGAAAACACATCTCCGAGAGCTAGCGGCAACATTCCCTAAATCTTACCCTCTTGTGCGCTTCCATTCCTCATCCGGGTATACGGGTCTTAAAGAAATCTCGgtttgcaaaccatgctttcagttagtgttgcacttcctcgGTCAGTTCAGTAGGAGCAGACCATTACGCGGCCGGCGAGATCACCGGCTCTTTATCCCGTTTTCACGTGAGACTGAGTTTGTCAGACTGTCCCACACACTTCTCTCTTCAATGCATTGAAACAGGGTACAAAAGCCGCGTGCAGAGGTACATGTCACGTCACTGACGCCGCTTACCCCAGCAACGAACTtagaaaaaaactacaaaataaccaTCTGGAGAACTGAAAGGGGAGAAGGAACCAAAAAGTTACCCAGTTCTTGAAAACTAACTTTTAAGTAGCGTAGTTAACCCTCCCATTAATTTagcttttttcatttttcagatgCTGTTGAAATCCAGATAGGAGCCGCATTATACATATAGACAGGTTCTATTAACTGCAGCTTAGgcggcaattattattattattattattattattattattattattattattattattattatagtagtatATGATTGTCTAGTTAAAATTAAGGCAGAAGTATTAAACTGACAACTGTGACCCTCTTTACATTAGTGCTGAACTGACAGTCAAGAACGAAAGAAAGTGAACACACTGTAAATATAGAGCGCAATGATTTTTATTCACCTTTCCTGAATAGACATCTCAGCAAGCATACCAATCAATGCACCGTTTCAGTAATCGACTGGGAGATCTGTAACAAAGGCAGCTCCAGTCTACAGTTAGTCTGATTTACAAAATCACTACTACACCTTGAAGAAAACTTCAAGACAACATATTTCATACAAGATTCACTCAGCGTGAGCGACTCTTTGAGATACTGCCTTTATCAAAGGCACAGATACACATTATACAGTGTATAAAatacacattatacagtatttaaaacaccTCAGAAtttttttacaaatgcattttgagaCAGTCACTCTTTAAAATGCTTTTCATCAAAGCACACACGCTTCTTGTCTAACAAGATACAATAAGAGGATATTGCCTTCTCAGAAGACACACACATAACTATAAGTTTCTTAGTATTTCTTTACAATGAAAGATCAAGTTCATATTTGGGAATATTATTTTTCATCAATAATACAGATTTCTTGTGTAACAAGATACACTAAAGAGATGCCACCTTCAGAACAGGTCGTTATATAAATactgtttgaaatatttcagTGTTACTTTATAAAGAAATACCAAACAGTTTCAGCAATGCATACACACTTCCTGTGtaattatatacaattacagatataTTGCCTTCACAAGAGGCATCAATACACAtactatttaaaataattcctctacaaagaaaaataacttttaaacaattcaaaaatCATTAGCATTAGCTATGCACACACAATTCTTAGACAAGATACTATTCAGGATATAGTGCCTTCACAGAGGACATAAAACCCATGTTTTAATTATCATAATATTTCTATAAACAGAAATGACTTTTAACTCAATAGCGTCATCGCTGCATACACACTCCTTGTATAACAAGAATGAACAAATCCTATCGCACACAATATTGCCCCAACACTGGGTAACTATTGTGCTTCCTTTCAATCAATGAAAGTAGCATTCAAATCTTCTGCACAAGCAAAACAGGAAGGAAAACACCCCCTACACAATGAGAATTACTGGATATGTCCATCATAGACAGGCATGTTGAATTCTGTATGTTCAAAGTGACAGTGTCCGTTGTGATCTACCAGGGCCGCCAGAGGGCACTCTTCACCGGGGTCGCCTCTTTGACGGGGATCTGATGCACTGGAGAATTCTGCGCAGCTTGGAAATGGTTCAGTAGTTTCTTCTGGGTTTCTGTCTTCATTTCATCCCGGGAAAGGAAGTGCACGATTTCTTGCACACACCTGGAGTAGCCTTCGTTTCCCGTCGCTGGCCGGGGGGAGGCGCTCTGTCTCAGGTAGCAGACGGTCATTTCCAGGATGTCCGCTTTCTCCAGTTTGGAATCGGGCTGCTGCTTCACGAATTCTTTTCCCAGTAACGTCTTGA is part of the Acipenser ruthenus chromosome 27, fAciRut3.2 maternal haplotype, whole genome shotgun sequence genome and harbors:
- the LOC131701898 gene encoding transcription factor HES-5-like, coding for MAPTIAAAMGYSQGHMTMTNKLRKPVVEKMRRDRINSSIEQLKTLLGKEFVKQQPDSKLEKADILEMTVCYLRQSASPRPATGNEGYSRCVQEIVHFLSRDEMKTETQKKLLNHFQAAQNSPVHQIPVKEATPVKSALWRPW